From Aedes albopictus strain Foshan chromosome 1, AalbF5, whole genome shotgun sequence, one genomic window encodes:
- the LOC109407466 gene encoding uncharacterized protein LOC109407466 → MNATREGRGSRYLLRTSSKSIAEKLMQITELSDGTRVEIVMHPTMNIVQGTVYEPDSIDVEETRIEQELKSQGVVAVRRIKKRVNGRLQNTPLLVLSISGTVLPESIYFGLIRIEVRKYYRSPMMCYNCGFYGHSRKFCRQTGICLHCSTTHHVPEGEKCHNEPKCLHCEGSHPVSSRDCPRYKEEDKIQRLKVDLGISNAEARRIYGESSRNDTFRQVVQNEVQQELAKKDQIIASLQKQVATLAKEIELLKRSQTSMTPATPIIQPSASKPKPTTKTVATTSSQPTPNLFNRPSRKDKTTSSPSGKRTGGRSSVRSDYDVITRSRSAKRQLEVSPTDVGKDVGKRSLVPRGTTSTSIEVDE, encoded by the coding sequence ATGAATGCCACCCGAGAAGGACGCGGTTCTCGCTATCTCCTGCGGACCAGCTCGAAGAGTATTGCCGAAAAACTCATGCAGATCACCGAACTGTCTGATGGTACTCGAGTTGAAATTGTCATGCATCCCACCATGAACATTGTGCAAGGTACAGTCTACGAACCTGACTCCATTGACGTCGAAGAAACACGGATCGAACAAGAATTAAAATCACAGGGAGTAGTCGCAGTGCGCCGAATCAAGAAACGGGTCAATGGTAGACTCCAAAATACCCCTCTGCTAGTACTATCGATCAGTGGCACCGTATTGCCAGAATCCATTTACTTCGGCCTGATTCGCATCGAAGTCCGCAAATATTACCGTTCACCGATGATGTGTTATAATTGCGGGTTCTACGGTCATTCACGGAAATTCTGCAGACAAACCGGAATTTGTCTACACTGCTCTACAACGCACCACGTCCCCGAAGGAGAAAAATGTCACAATGAGCCAAAGTGTCTACACTGTGAAGGAAGCCATCCAGTATCTTCGCGTGACTGTCCCAGATATAAGGAAGAAGACAAAATACAGCGGTTGAAAGTAGATCTTGGTATCTCTAACGCAGAGGCAAGGCGCATCTATGGAGAATCATCCCGAAACGACACATTCAGACAAGTGGTTCAGAACGAAGTCCAACAGGAATTGGCTAAGAAAGACCAGATCATAGCATCTCTGCAGAAACAAGTCGCCACTCTAGCCAAAGAAATAGAATTGCTGAAAAGGTCACAAACATCCATGACTCCAGCCACACCAATCATACAGCCTTCTGCATCAAAACCCAAGCCGACCACGAAAACCGTAGCTACAACTTCGTCACAACCCACACCGAACCTATTCAACCGTCCATCTCGCAAGGACAAGACTACATCGTCACCATCGGGCAAGCGTACCGGCGGACGAAGCAGTGTTAGATCGGACTACGATGTTATAACGCGAAGCAGAAGTGCAAAACGGCAGCTAGAAGTGTCTCCCACTGATGTAGGCAAAGATGTGGGTAAAAGAAGTCTCGTGCCCCGCGGAACGACAAGCACTTCTATAGAAGTAGACGAATGA
- the LOC134285684 gene encoding uncharacterized protein K02A2.6-like has protein sequence MERNSSIVRWDNIKPFPSGVPANKMWEEWNRYIENFEIAALLSNANDPAKRTQLLFLSMGPDLQEIVRAAKLRPNLSDPNCYKTFVANIQGYFRGMTDTATEHEAFSSMKQMKDESAVAYHARLMCKVRLCGYSSEDQDRFVRAQLLKGLRNKELVKASRTYGYDTNFIVQAATRDEAYEAETSQSPDSHVFHVERQTSSNNYRKRRNPDESIRGPYAKRRQIDQGQGRRSRCSRCNLTSHRTGKCPAIDKKCINCGKVGHFAAACRGKRVNAIRFKRENTPDDDQDDERDVEKQYVNALSLEDVLIDCSLGSSSPIRFLIDSGADVNVVCGKDWDRIKHEFKAGKAKLETVDIVNRGIHAYGSREPLEVEQSFRAEIVVSNSTKPPIVAMFYVIRKGLRSLLGRSAASDLELLKIGTTVNNCEVTDDEKEFPKMPGVMVKFNVDQTVVPVKNAYYNVPAAYRESAKSRLLEMEARGIIEKVTSAPTWISGMSAVSKGKNDFRLVVNMRAPNRAIQREYFRLPLIDEMKVKLYGAKYFSKLDLSNAFYHLTLAEESRDLTTFLTEDGMFRFTRLMFGVNCAPEVFQREMMRILKDVDNIIVYIDDVLIFADTMENLQRTVDRVLLILKENNLTLNNEKCEFNKTRIKFLGHELDEDGFHIDEDKIKSIRNFREPSTLSELRSFLGLASYISPHVPNFADICSPLWAIATAKSWSWDSEQREAFNLIKQRIVDCTKALGYFSESDKTVLYTDASPVALGAVLVQEDNAQTPRIISFASKSLTPTERKYAQNQREALGAVWAVEHFSYFLLGRQFTLRTDAQGVAFILNRSREDSKRALTRADGWALRLSPYNYEVEYVRGRDNIADSSSRLYCGEDGPFEEEISPWELASLEANAIEFLTEEDIRKATTDDETLQKVTHAINSGKWPVDIPKYKSVKDALTIRDGIVVKTGCAVIPESLQTRALQVAHEGHPTTSKMKSIVRQRVWWPNISKDVQNWVESCKMCTLNGKPEKTTPMERIFAPNAVWEMIAIDFNGPYAKFGGVSILVLVDYRSRYLIAKPVKSTSFECTSRTLEAVFEREGYPKFIKSDNGPPFNGDDYKRYCAQRGITTIFSTPLFPQQNGMVESYMKLINKAMSSASSGNSSFADELREAVNAHNAASHSVTGVPPEEVMLGRKVKRGLPLLQRGKATFDEKLLESSDRQSKISGKIREDARRGAKPCTVKPGDTVVVERQNRAKGDTRFHPKTYTVKHEKNGSLVLNDETGQELRRHVSQTKKVHVWREETKKPTANPCNDEPRNTALSGTVDQSAAASAVAKPQTTTTRDVRKRKAPSHLKDYVRSVLDNPRHIQ, from the exons ATGGAGAGAAATTCATCCATTGTCCGGTGGGACAATATCAAGCCATTTCCATCCGGCGTCCCTGCGAATAAGATGTGGGAGGAATGGAACAGATATATTGAAAATTTCGAGATCGCCGCATTGTTGAGCAACGCCAATGACCCTGCAAAGAGAACGCAGCTTTTGTTCCTTTCGATGGGTCCCGACCTCCAGGAGATAGTCAGAGCTGCTAAACTGCGCCCAAACCTGTCCGACCCCAACTGCTACAAAACGTTCGTTGCGAACATCCAAGGCTATTTCCGAGGAATGACTGATACAGCAACAGAACATGAGGCGTTTTCGTCCATGAAACAAATGAAAGACGAGTCCGCTGTTGCTTATCATGCACGGCTAATGTGCAAGGTCAGATTGTGTGGATACAGCAGTGAAGATCAGGATCGCTTCGTGAGGGCACAATTGCTGAAGGGGTTGCGCAATAAGGAACTCGTCAAAGCAAGCAGAACGTATGGATATGACACCAATTTCATCGTTCAGGCGGCTACACGTGACGAAGCTTATGAAGCTGAGACATCACAGTCACCCGATAGTCATGTGTTCCACGTCGAGCGCCAGACTTCATCGAATAATTATCGGAAACGCAGAAATCCAGACGAATCCATCCGTGGTCCTTATGCCAAGCGCCGGCAGATTGATCAAGGTCAGGGGAGACGATCACGTTGTTCCCGGTGCAATCTTACGTCGCACAGAACCGGTAAGTGTCCTGCTATTGACAAGAAATGCATCAATTGTGGCAAGGTGGGACACTTCGCAGCAGCCTGTCGGGGTAAACGCGTAAATGCAATCCGGTTCAAGCGAGAGAATACTCCAGATGATGACCAAGATGACGAACGTGACGTTGAGAAACag TACGTCAATGCACTATCCTTGGAAGATGTCTTGATAGACTGTAGCTTGGGGTCATCAAGTCCGATCCGATTCCTTATCGATTCCGGCGCTGACGTGAATGTTGTATGTGGGAAAGATTGGGACCGCATAAAACACGAATTCAAAGCTGGCAAAGCGAAATTGGAAACGGTTGATATTGTGAATCGAGGGATACATGCGTATGGATCGAGAGAACCACTGGAAGTTGAGCAATCATTCCGCGCCGAAATCGTCGTGTCAAATAGTACTAAGCCCCCCATCGTGGCCATGTTCTACGTCATTCGCAAGGGACTCAGGTCACTACTCGGACGATCAGCAGCTAGCGATTTAGAGCTACTAAAGATCGGAACTACAGTAAACAACTGTGAAGTCACGGACGAcgagaaggaatttccaaaaatgccTGGCGTAATGGTCAAATTCAATGTCGATCAAACAGTTGTTCCAGTGAAGAATGCATATTACAACGTGCCAGCAGCCTACAG GGAAAGCGCGAAGAGTAGGCTACTAGAAATGGAAGCCCGCGGAATTATCGAAAAAGTTACCTCGGCACCCACATGGATTTCAGGAATGTCGGCGGTTTCAAAAGGGAAAAACGATTTTAGATTGGTGGTAAATATGCGTGCTCCTAACCGAGCGATACAGCGAGAATATTTCAGACTACCTCTCATTGATGAGATGAAAGTCAAATTGTATGGAGCGAAATATTTCTCAAAGCTGGATTTGAGCAACGCGTTTTACCATCTAACCCTGGCAGAAGAGTCGAGGGACCTAACCACCTTTTTAACCGAGGATGGAATGTTCAGGTTCACAAGGCTCATGTTCGGAGTAAATTGCGCTCCTGAAGTTTTCCAGCGCGAAATGATGCGAATACTCAAAGATGTCGACAATATCATTGTATACATCGACGATGTTCTAATTTTCGCGGACACAATGGAAAACCTTCAAAGAACCGTCGACAGGGTTCTGCTAATCCTGAAAGAAAACAACTTAACCCTCAACAATGAGAAATGCGAGTTCAACAAAACCAGGATCAAGTTCCTAGGACATGAACTGGACGAAGACGGCTTCCACATCGACGAGGATAAAATCAAAAGCATCCGCAATTTCCGAGAACCAAGTACTCTTTCCGAGCTTCGAAGCTTTCTTGGGTTGGCGTCGTACATTAGCCCCCACGTACCGAACTTCGCAGATATATGCAGTCCTCTGTGGGCAATAGCTACAGCAAAATCCTGGTCATGGGACTCGGAGCAAAGAGAAGCGTTCAACCTAATCAAGCAACGTATCGTAGATTGCACAAAAGCCCTTGGTTATTTCTCCGAAAGCGATAAAACAGTTCTGTACACCGACGCATCACCGGTAGCCTTGGGAGCAGTTCTGGTTCAGGAGGACAACGCTCAAACCCCGAGAATAATCAGCTTCGCGTCCAAATCATTGACCCCTACCGAGAGAAAATATGCCCAAAACCAGCGAGAAGCGCTGGGCGCAGTGTGGGCGGTCGAACATTTCTCTTATTTTCTTCTGGGAAGGCAGTTTACATTGCGAACAGACGCCCAAGGTGTGGCATTTATTCTAAACAGATCACGAGAGGATTCAAAGCGAGCCCTAACTCGCGCTGATGGCTGGGCACTTCGTTTGAGTCCATACAATTATGAAGTTGAGTATGTGCGAGGACGCGATAACATTGCTGACAGTTCATCAAGGTTGTATTGCGGAGAAGACGGTCCGTTTGAAGAGGAGATAAGCCCTTGGGAACTTGCCAGTCTTGAAGCAAATGCCATAGAATTCCTCACTGAAGAAGACATTAGAAAGGCCACAACGGACGACGAAACACTTCAAAAAGTTACACACGCCATAAATAGCGGAAAATGGCCAGTCGATATTCCAAAGTACAAGTCGGTTAAAGATGCCTTGACCATTCGCGACGGGATCGTGGTTAAAACAGGGTGTGCCGTTATACCAGAAAGCCTTCAAACTAGAGCACTGCAGGTAGCGCACGAAGGTCATCCGACAACTTCCAAAATGAAAAGCATCGTCAGACAGCGCGTCTGGTGGCCGAACATTTCCAAAGATGTCCAAAACTGGGTGGAATCTTGCAAGATGTGCACCTTAAACGGAAAACCCGAAAAGACAACACCGATGGAAAGAATCTTTGCTCCAAACGCAGTCTGGGAAATGATTGCTATTGATTTCAATGGTCCCTACGCAAAGTTTGGTGGCGTTTCGATTTTGGTACTAGTGGACTACAGATCCAGATATCTCATAGCAAAACCCGTGAAATCTACTTCTTTCGAGTGTACAAGCAGGACACTTGAAGCGGTTTTCGAGCGAGAGGGGTATCCAAAGTTCATCAAATCGGATAATGGTCCCCCATTCAACGGCGATGACTATAAGCGATATTGCGCTCAGCGAGGAATAACGACGATATTCTCAACTCCACTGTTCCCGCAGCAAAATGGAATGGTGGAATCCTACATGAAATTGATTAACAAGGCAATGTCATCAGCGTCCTCGGGTAACAGCAGCTTCGCCGATGAGCTTCGGGAGGCAGTCAACGCTCATAATGCCGCTTCTCATAGCGTAACAGGTGTACCGCCGGAAGAAGTCATGCTGGGACGTAAAGTCAAACGAGGACTTCCACTATTACAGCGTGGCAAAGCGACATTCGACGAAAAGTTGTTGGAAAGTTCCGATCGGCAGTCAAAAATATCGGGCAAAATTCGAGAGGATGCCAGACGTGGTGCCAAACCATGTACGGTAAAACCTGGTGACACGGTGGTAGTGGAACGGCAGAACCGTGCTAAAGGTGACACTCGTTTTCACCCAAAAACATACACTGTCAAACACGAGAAGAACGGTAGTTTGGTGCTAAATGACGAGACTGGGCAGGAACTTCGACGACATGTGTCTCAAACCAAAAAGGTGCACGTATGGCGCGAAGAAACGAAGAAACCGACAGCCAATCCTTGCAACGATGAGCCCAGAAATACTGCGTTATCTGGCACCGTGGATCAATCGGCTGCTGCATCTGCTGTAGCCAAGCCACAAACGACGACAACGCGAGACGTACGAAAGAGGAAAGCACCTAGCCACCTCAAAGATTACGTTCGATCGGTGCTGGATAATCCACGCCACATCCAATAA